The following coding sequences lie in one Rutidosis leptorrhynchoides isolate AG116_Rl617_1_P2 chromosome 4, CSIRO_AGI_Rlap_v1, whole genome shotgun sequence genomic window:
- the LOC139840529 gene encoding uncharacterized protein — MEWSWIRQPIGRATDELQDLVNKISLYEFDFRKKDRWRWIHSTDSNLTVRKLSAIVEEKLLPGCDSGQQTLRNNLVPKKGEIFVWRTLKKRLPVLKELDKRGVDLKVYGVQCAIMMLNPLNIL; from the coding sequence ATGGAATGGAGCTGGATCAGACAACCAATTGGAAGAGCAACGGACGAACTACAGGATCTTGTTAACAAAATTagtttgtatgagtttgatttCAGGAAAAAGGATCGCTGGAGGTGGATTCACTCAACTGACAGCAATCTTACGGTGAGAAAACTCTCGGCTATTGTTGAAGAAAAACTCCTACCAGGGTGTGATTCGGGGCAACAAACATTGCGCAACAACCTTGTTCCAAAGAAGGGAGAAATTTTTGTTTGGAGAACACTAAAAAAGCGGTTACCGGTATTAAAAGAACTCGACAAAAGGGGAGTTGACCTAAAAGTGTACGGTGTCCAGTGTGCGATAATGATGTTGAATCCATTGAACATTCTATGA